The Macrobrachium rosenbergii isolate ZJJX-2024 chromosome 46, ASM4041242v1, whole genome shotgun sequence genome has a window encoding:
- the LOC136830166 gene encoding phosphoenolpyruvate carboxykinase, cytosolic [GTP]-like, with the protein MVFDNSANNIVEAPKLQSVLSEAYAAAAGKSKKNLDFQSETKSLQVSNGKLANLKPKVRKFVEESAHLCQPANIHICDGSDREMRNLLNIMQQAGMIEPLPKYTNCWLARTDPGDVARVESKTFIVTKDRRETIPTPKEGVKGLLGNWMSPEDLKKAIQERFPGCMAGRTMYVVPYSMGPVGSPLSKIGIELTDSPYVVASMRTMTRMGKAVLDTLGDEDFVKCLHSVGCPLPLKKNLVNNWPCDPERTIVTHVPETREIISFGSGYGGNSLLGKKCFALRIGSTIAKKEGWLAEHMLILGITNPKGVKKYIAAAFPSACGKTNLAMMTPSLPGYKVECVGDDIAWMKFDEDGILRAINPENGFFGVAPGTSMHTNPVAMKTVLSNTIFTNVAKTSDGGVFWEGLEKETPNNVTITSWLGDTNWSKESGKPAAHPNSRFCTPAGQCPIIDPAWEDPKGVPISAILFGGRRPEGVPLIYEAFNWRHGVMVGAAMRSEATAAAEHKGKVIMHDPFAMRPFFGYNFGHYLQHWLSMEQRTDKPLPQIFHVNWFRKDEKGRFIWPGFGENVRVLDWILQRIDGDDVAEESAVGLIPKPSSLNMKGLENENIDMDELFRLPKDFWQQEVRDISKYFTEQVGEDLPNEIGEELKKLDKRIEKL; encoded by the exons ATGGTGTTTGACAACAGTGCCAACAACATCGTGGAAGCCCCTAA GCTCCAGAGCGTGCTTAGCGAGGCCTACGCCGCTGCCGCTGGAAAAAGCAAGAAGAACCTTGACTTCCAAAGTGAGACCAAGTCTCTTCAAGTCAGCAATGGGAAACTTGCTAACCTCAAGCCTAAG GTGCGAAAATTTGTGGAGGAGAGTGCTCATCTCTGCCAGCCTGCTAACATCCACATCTGTGATGGCAGCGACCGAGAGATGAGAAACCTCCTCAACATCATGCAACAGGCTGGAATGATTGAACCTCTGCCCAAATACACCAACTGCTGGCTCGCCCGCACCGACCCTGGAGACGTTGCTCGCGTTGAGAGCAAGACCTTCATCGTCACCAAGGACCGTCGTGAGACCATCCCTACCCCCAAGGAGGGTGTCAAGGGCCTTTTGGGCAACTGGATGTCACCTGAAGATCTCAAGAAAGCCATTCAAGAAAGATTTCCCGGCTGCATGGCTGGCAGAACCATGTACGTCGTGCCCTATTCCATGGGACCTGTAGGTTCCCCTCTGTCAAAAATTGGTATTGAATTGACTGATTCCCCATATGTTGTTGCATCCATGCGTACAATGACCAGGATGGGAAAAGCTGTATTGGATACACTTGGGGATGAGGATTTCGTCAAATGCCTCCATTCAGTTGGATGTCCTCTTCCACTCAAGAAAAATCTTGTCAACAATTGGCCATGCGATCCTGAACGCACCATTGTCACCCATGTTCCAGAGACAAGAGAGATCATCTCATTCGGTTCAGGATATGGTGGAAATTCCCTCCTAGGAAAGAAATGCTTTGCTCTCAGAATTGGTTCTACAATTGCAAAGAAGGAAGGCTGGTTAGCTGAGCACATGCTTATCTTGGGTATCACAAACCCCAAAGGAGTTAAGAAGTACATTGCAGCTGCTTTCCCTTCTGCCTGTGGTAAGACCAACCTGGCCATGATGACACCCTCCCTACCTGGATACAAAGTAGAATGCGTAGGTGATGATATCGCTTGGATGAAGTTTGATGAAGATGGAATCTTAAGAGCAATCAACCCAGAAAATGGCTTCTTTGGAGTAGCTCCAGGTACTTCCATGCACACAAACCCTGTAGCAATGAAAACTGTTCTTTCAAATACAATTTTCACTAACGTTGCAAAGACCAGTGATGGTGGAGTCTTCTGGGAAGGTCTAGAAAAGGAAACCCCAAACAACGTTACCATCACATCTTGGTTAGGAGACACAAACTGGAGCAAAGAATCTGGAAAACCTGCTGCTCATCCCAATTCTAGATTCTGCACACCTGCTGGCCAGTGCCCTATCATCGACCCTGCGTGGGAAGATCCAAAAGGTGTGCCCATCTCTGCTATCTTGTTTGGTGGAAGAAGACCTGAAGGTGTCCCTCTTATCTATGAAGCCTTCAACTGGAGACATGGAGTAATGGTAGGAGCAGCTATGAGATCTGAGGCCACTGCAGCAGCTGAACACAAGGGTAAGGTCATCATGCACGATCCATTCGCCATGAGACCCTTCTTTGGATACAACTTCGGTCATTACTTGCAGCACTGGCTAAGTATGGAACAGAGAACAGACAAACcccttcctcagatcttccatgtcAACTGGTTCAGAAAGGACGAGAAGGGCCGTTTCATCTGGCCTGGATTTGGTGAGAACGTCCGTGTTTTGGACTGGATTCTGCAGAGAATAGATGGAGACGATGTAGCTGAAGAAAGTGCTGTAGGGCTCATCCCAAAACCATCATCTCTTAACATGAAAGGCCTAGAGAATGAGAACATTGATATGGACGAACTTTTCAGACTACCCAAAGACTTCTGGCAACAGGAGGTTAGAGACATCTCCAAATACTTCACTGAACAAGTTGGTGAAGACCTGCCCAATGAAATTGGAGAAGAACTTAAGAAACTAGACAAGAGAATTGAAAAGCTATAA